Proteins encoded within one genomic window of Spirulina major PCC 6313:
- the rsmH gene encoding 16S rRNA (cytosine(1402)-N(4))-methyltransferase RsmH — translation MTDDRNELPDLAFHHISVLSREVLAGLNVRPGGHYLDATVGGGGHSGLILAAADAVQLTAIDRDEAAIAAAQAHLPASVQFWQGNFADYPGQAGQFDGILADLGVSSPQLDRPERGFSFQHAAPLDMRMDQGQGVTAAEIINHRSEVELVRIFSEYGEERFSKRIARAIVARRPLHTTTDLVDVIMNAIPPQCRHGRIHPATRVFQALRIAVNTELDSLALFLDRATHWLKPEGRIAIISFHSLEDRIVKYAFRGSELLQIVTKKPIVAQADEKQDNRRSRSAKLRLAQRVITLR, via the coding sequence ATGACGGACGATCGCAACGAGTTACCGGATCTCGCCTTTCACCATATCTCGGTTTTAAGCCGGGAGGTGCTCGCGGGGCTGAATGTGCGCCCTGGGGGGCATTATTTGGATGCGACGGTGGGCGGTGGGGGCCATAGTGGGCTGATTTTGGCGGCGGCGGATGCGGTGCAATTGACGGCGATTGATCGGGATGAGGCTGCGATCGCCGCTGCCCAAGCCCACCTCCCCGCCTCGGTGCAGTTTTGGCAGGGCAATTTTGCCGACTATCCCGGCCAGGCTGGGCAATTTGACGGCATTTTGGCGGATTTGGGGGTGAGTTCGCCGCAACTGGATCGCCCGGAGCGGGGTTTTAGTTTTCAGCACGCCGCGCCTTTGGATATGCGCATGGATCAGGGGCAAGGGGTGACAGCGGCGGAGATCATTAACCATCGCTCGGAAGTGGAGTTAGTGCGGATTTTCTCTGAATATGGCGAAGAGCGGTTTTCTAAACGGATTGCGCGGGCGATCGTGGCCCGTCGCCCTCTGCACACCACCACAGATCTAGTGGACGTGATTATGAATGCGATTCCGCCCCAATGTCGCCATGGTCGCATCCATCCCGCCACCCGTGTCTTTCAAGCGTTGCGGATTGCAGTGAATACCGAATTGGATTCCCTCGCGCTGTTTTTAGATCGGGCAACCCATTGGTTAAAACCGGAGGGACGAATCGCGATCATCAGTTTTCACAGCCTCGAAGATCGGATTGTGAAATATGCGTTTCGGGGGTCAGAACTGTTGCAAATTGTGACCAAAAAGCCGATCGTGGCCCAAGCCGATGAAAAACAGGACAACCGGCGATCGCGCTCCGCCAAGTTACGTTTAGCCCAACGAGTAATCACGTTAAGATAA
- a CDS encoding MFS transporter, with the protein MQVITAPSPPSPQSPKQSYRWQVYVLIAAGCLTTMTGGVVSPVLPEMVQELSLSPQWAGTLVSIHALAIALFTPLFGLLADRIGKRTVLLPALLLYALFGVAGAWMNTLPLLLMVRVLLGMSSAAIAAASIGLLSTIFEGAERSRMLGYATSAMTIASIMIPIVGGWIGATEWRYAFYLYGFGLPTAILAILMIREPQKRSGGLIDLDQNDLLFTTLRRPSTLMLYGTIAAAAAIVYTVVIYTPLYLKDIIDAGPALNGSVLGIRAIGAALMSAFAASRLARRFGTQRTIATGFITMAFTLLTIPLLNQLQWIVPAAVLFGMGFGITIPNIYDLLAGLAPEEVRATVLAVGTGANSLGQFLSPLLLGPIWNGLGLTSVFYSAGAIALLIGLRIALRPLYRLSA; encoded by the coding sequence ATGCAGGTTATCACCGCCCCCTCTCCGCCCTCTCCACAATCCCCCAAGCAGTCCTACCGTTGGCAAGTTTATGTGTTGATTGCGGCGGGCTGTTTAACGACCATGACTGGCGGGGTGGTGTCGCCGGTGTTGCCGGAGATGGTGCAGGAACTGTCCCTGTCGCCGCAATGGGCAGGAACCTTGGTCAGTATTCACGCCTTGGCGATCGCCCTCTTCACGCCCCTGTTTGGTCTCCTGGCGGATCGGATCGGGAAGCGCACGGTGCTATTGCCGGCCCTCTTGCTCTATGCCCTGTTTGGGGTGGCGGGGGCTTGGATGAATACCCTGCCCCTGTTGCTGATGGTGCGGGTCTTGCTGGGCATGAGCAGCGCCGCGATCGCTGCCGCCAGTATTGGTCTGTTGAGTACGATTTTTGAAGGGGCGGAGCGATCGCGCATGCTCGGCTACGCCACCAGCGCCATGACCATCGCCAGCATCATGATTCCCATCGTCGGCGGCTGGATTGGGGCCACCGAATGGCGCTACGCTTTTTATCTCTACGGGTTCGGCCTTCCGACCGCCATCCTCGCCATCTTGATGATCCGCGAACCCCAAAAACGCAGCGGTGGATTGATTGACCTCGACCAAAACGATCTCCTCTTCACAACTCTCCGCCGCCCCAGCACCCTGATGCTCTACGGCACGATCGCAGCAGCGGCGGCGATCGTCTATACCGTCGTCATCTACACCCCCCTTTACCTCAAAGACATCATCGATGCCGGCCCCGCCCTCAATGGGTCAGTGCTGGGCATTCGGGCGATCGGAGCAGCTCTGATGTCTGCCTTTGCCGCTAGTCGTCTTGCCCGCCGCTTCGGAACCCAACGGACGATCGCGACCGGCTTCATCACCATGGCGTTCACCCTGCTGACGATTCCCCTCCTCAACCAACTCCAATGGATTGTCCCCGCTGCGGTGCTCTTCGGCATGGGCTTCGGGATTACCATTCCCAACATTTACGACCTGCTGGCCGGGTTGGCCCCCGAAGAAGTCCGCGCCACGGTGTTAGCCGTGGGCACAGGGGCGAACTCCCTTGGTCAATTTCTCTCGCCGCTGTTGTTGGGGCCGATTTGGAATGGTCTCGGCTTAACCTCGGTGTTTTATAGTGCAGGGGCGATCGCACTCCTGATTGGCCTTAGAATTGCCCTGCGCCCTCTCTATCGTCTGTCGGCTTAA
- a CDS encoding acyl-CoA desaturase: MTLVSPQKMPLNWLNIWYVALIHIGALFAFVPGTFSWNAVGVMLLLHWVTGGLGITLGWHRLVSHRSFKAPKWLEYFFVFCGTLACQGGVIQWVGLHRYHHLYSDKSRDPHDSSRGFFWSHMGWMFYRVEMEPEVPRITKDIKDDPVYQFLHNYFVPIQAVLGLVLYALGGWPFVVWGIFVRLIVVMHCTWFVNSATHMFGYRTFDSDDKSRNCWWVALVTYGEGWHNNHHAYQYSAQHGIKWWELDLTWAIIRMLRFLGLATDVKLIPQEVLDSKE; the protein is encoded by the coding sequence ATGACACTCGTTTCTCCACAAAAAATGCCTTTGAACTGGCTTAATATCTGGTACGTGGCCCTCATTCACATTGGTGCACTTTTTGCCTTTGTGCCTGGTACTTTTAGCTGGAACGCTGTCGGCGTGATGCTTCTCTTGCACTGGGTGACTGGTGGCTTGGGAATCACCCTGGGCTGGCATCGCCTCGTGAGCCATCGCAGTTTCAAAGCTCCCAAGTGGCTGGAATATTTTTTCGTCTTCTGTGGTACTCTTGCCTGCCAGGGTGGCGTGATCCAATGGGTTGGACTTCATCGCTACCATCACCTTTATTCTGATAAGTCCCGCGATCCCCATGATTCTAGCCGTGGCTTCTTCTGGAGTCATATGGGTTGGATGTTCTATCGTGTGGAAATGGAGCCGGAAGTTCCTCGGATCACGAAAGACATTAAAGATGATCCAGTCTATCAGTTCCTACATAACTATTTCGTGCCGATTCAAGCTGTCCTAGGGTTAGTGCTCTACGCTTTGGGCGGTTGGCCCTTCGTCGTCTGGGGTATTTTTGTGCGCCTGATTGTGGTGATGCACTGCACTTGGTTTGTCAATAGTGCAACCCATATGTTTGGTTACCGCACCTTTGATTCTGATGACAAGTCCCGCAATTGCTGGTGGGTGGCGCTCGTGACCTACGGTGAAGGCTGGCACAATAATCACCATGCCTATCAATATTCCGCACAGCACGGGATTAAGTGGTGGGAATTGGATCTGACTTGGGCGATTATCCGGATGTTGCGCTTTTTAGGGCTGGCAACGGATGTGAAGCTCATCCCCCAAGAGGTGCTCGACTCCAAAGAGTAG
- a CDS encoding fatty acid desaturase family protein: MGQWAISVNQSQAREAIAAHIASLRVVGQDFGDVSPWPGLLRCLVLGGMCLGAVVLAWQSPGWTGFLGWTVLGAIAYGFWLVCTHDGIHHTLTGWVWFDELMSRLISWPILWGVGTYSALHRFHHSWNGINLADPERVQWTLDEYQAAGPIQQWYVRHQWAIDCFGTGSLGLIFNVFQKGWRHRQDQLVRQQLVLDVAGMIALHSLLLIAVIRGGAGWRYLVFWLVVERIVGVMMQARDHLEHYGLWQQGINHQFTQLAASRNVATTPIVNWLMGGLPYHALHHAFPQIPFYALPEADRRVREILGEVAPMTCDRGYWRTAIRLSQNPAVIGPQNEQIAIAPPTFTHRPKPNPPGI, encoded by the coding sequence GTGGGGCAATGGGCGATCTCTGTTAACCAATCTCAGGCACGGGAGGCGATCGCCGCTCATATCGCATCTCTCCGCGTCGTGGGACAAGACTTTGGCGATGTTTCCCCCTGGCCGGGATTGCTGCGGTGTCTGGTTTTGGGCGGGATGTGTTTGGGGGCGGTGGTGTTGGCCTGGCAGAGTCCGGGCTGGACGGGGTTTTTAGGTTGGACGGTATTGGGGGCGATCGCCTACGGATTTTGGCTCGTTTGCACCCATGACGGCATTCACCACACCCTCACCGGCTGGGTCTGGTTTGATGAACTCATGTCCCGGCTGATCTCCTGGCCGATTCTCTGGGGCGTGGGAACCTACAGCGCCCTGCACCGTTTTCACCACAGTTGGAACGGCATTAACCTCGCCGACCCGGAGCGGGTGCAGTGGACTCTTGATGAATATCAAGCAGCCGGGCCGATCCAACAATGGTATGTGCGCCATCAGTGGGCCATTGATTGCTTCGGAACCGGTTCATTGGGGCTGATTTTTAATGTGTTTCAGAAAGGGTGGCGGCATCGTCAAGATCAACTCGTGCGGCAACAGTTAGTGCTCGATGTCGCAGGGATGATCGCCCTGCACAGCCTGCTTTTGATTGCGGTCATTCGTGGGGGGGCTGGCTGGCGTTATCTGGTGTTTTGGCTGGTGGTGGAGCGGATTGTGGGGGTGATGATGCAGGCGCGGGATCATCTCGAACATTATGGCCTGTGGCAGCAAGGCATCAACCATCAATTCACCCAACTCGCCGCCTCCCGCAACGTAGCAACCACCCCCATCGTGAATTGGCTCATGGGTGGCTTGCCCTATCACGCGCTGCACCATGCCTTCCCGCAGATTCCCTTTTATGCGCTGCCGGAGGCCGATCGCCGCGTCCGCGAGATTCTCGGTGAGGTTGCCCCGATGACCTGCGATCGCGGCTATTGGCGCACCGCGATCCGCCTGAGTCAAAACCCGGCGGTGATTGGCCCCCAAAACGAACAGATTGCGATCGCGCCCCCTACCTTTACCCATCGCCCCAAGCCCAACCCGCCAGGGATTTAA
- a CDS encoding CYTH domain-containing protein produces the protein MATEIERKFLVSTDAWREGATGKQYCQGYICRGDRTVRVRIAGDQAWLTIKGASVGIARLECEYAIPLEDAEDLLAQLCDRPLITKIRYKIPNAGLIWEVDEFLGDNQGLILAEVELDTPEQAIALPPWIGPEVSEDRRYYNAYLVDHPYTQWETD, from the coding sequence ATGGCTACAGAAATTGAGCGCAAGTTTTTAGTTAGCACGGATGCATGGCGCGAGGGGGCAACGGGCAAACAATATTGCCAGGGGTATATTTGTCGCGGCGATCGCACCGTTCGGGTTCGCATAGCCGGGGATCAGGCGTGGCTGACGATCAAAGGGGCATCGGTGGGGATTGCACGGTTGGAATGTGAATATGCCATTCCCCTAGAGGATGCTGAAGACTTGTTAGCGCAACTGTGCGATCGCCCCTTGATCACCAAAATTCGCTACAAAATCCCCAACGCGGGCCTCATCTGGGAAGTGGATGAATTTCTCGGCGACAATCAAGGCTTAATCTTGGCAGAAGTCGAACTCGACACCCCAGAGCAAGCGATCGCCCTACCCCCCTGGATTGGCCCAGAGGTATCAGAAGATCGACGCTATTACAACGCCTATTTGGTAGATCATCCCTATACCCAATGGGAGACGGATTAA
- a CDS encoding glycosyltransferase family 2 protein, with the protein MHYSFIIPVYNEESTLPELVRRLTELADRLDAPCEFLFVDDGSSDRTLPLLRQTHTQDPRFCYLSFARNFGHQLAVTAGLNHVSGDVITVLDGDLQDPPELVIEMIDQWRAGYQVVYAQRIKRHQEHWLKRFYAYLFYRLLKRLADVDIPTDTGDFCLMDRQVVDVFNAMPERNRYLRGLRAWIGFKQTAVQFERDSRFAGDRKYTFRKSFSLALNGLVSFSRVPLRLATYTGLLAGLFSLLMAGLVFYWRFFGAGNPLVGIAAIMIAVFFLGAVQLVSIGILGEYIGRIYEEVKGRPLYILSEVAGVEGVRSATQPTSTTEG; encoded by the coding sequence ATGCACTACTCGTTCATCATTCCGGTCTACAACGAAGAGAGTACCCTGCCCGAACTGGTGCGGCGTTTAACCGAGTTAGCCGATCGCCTCGATGCCCCCTGTGAATTTCTGTTTGTGGACGATGGCAGCAGCGATCGCACCCTGCCCCTGCTGCGCCAAACCCACACCCAAGACCCCCGCTTCTGTTATCTCAGCTTTGCCCGCAATTTCGGCCATCAATTGGCCGTCACCGCTGGGTTAAACCACGTCAGCGGCGATGTGATCACCGTCCTCGATGGCGATCTCCAAGACCCGCCGGAACTGGTGATCGAAATGATCGACCAATGGCGAGCCGGCTATCAAGTCGTCTACGCCCAACGCATTAAACGCCATCAAGAACATTGGCTCAAACGCTTCTACGCTTATCTGTTTTATCGCCTCTTAAAACGCTTGGCGGATGTAGATATTCCCACGGATACCGGCGATTTTTGCTTGATGGATCGGCAAGTGGTAGATGTGTTCAACGCCATGCCGGAACGCAATCGCTATCTGCGCGGCCTGCGGGCCTGGATTGGGTTTAAACAGACGGCGGTGCAGTTTGAGCGAGATTCACGGTTTGCGGGCGATCGCAAATACACCTTCCGCAAATCCTTTTCCCTCGCCCTCAATGGTTTAGTCTCCTTCTCCCGCGTCCCCCTCCGCCTCGCCACCTACACCGGCCTCCTCGCCGGTCTCTTTTCCTTGTTGATGGCCGGTCTCGTTTTCTATTGGCGGTTTTTCGGTGCAGGCAATCCCCTCGTGGGCATCGCGGCAATCATGATCGCCGTGTTCTTCCTCGGTGCGGTGCAGTTGGTCAGCATCGGCATTCTGGGTGAATACATCGGCCGCATCTATGAAGAAGTGAAAGGCCGCCCCCTCTATATTTTGTCTGAAGTGGCAGGGGTTGAGGGGGTGCGATCGGCTACACAGCCCACCTCCACCACTGAAGGTTGA
- a CDS encoding aminotransferase class I/II-fold pyridoxal phosphate-dependent enzyme: protein MDSLGVLNKAEKALFPIFSGIDAQVKLNLEKVLKIFRSQRVGAHHFAGVNGYGHGDLGREILDQVFAGVLDAEAAIARVQFVSGTHAIATALFGVLRPGDELLAVAGAPYDTLEEVIGTRGTGQGSLAEWGITYRQLDLTPAGGIDWDSLSTAIQPQTRLVLIQRSCGYAWRDSLNIAEIGRIVEMVKRQNPDVICFVDNCYGELIESQEPPAVGADLIAGSLIKNLGGTIAPTGGYVAGRADLVEQAACRLTAPGIGSEGGSSLNLNRLLFQGLFLAPQMVGEALKSSHLVAYVFDQLGYPVNPLPMVPRRDVIQAIQLGSPQQLIAFCRAIQQRSPIDSYVDPVPAAMPGYESELVMAGGTFVDGSTAELSADGPLREPYIVFCQGGTHWTHMAIALEDLLATWPPA from the coding sequence ATGGACAGCTTAGGGGTGTTGAACAAAGCAGAAAAAGCACTCTTCCCGATCTTTTCGGGAATTGACGCTCAGGTCAAGCTGAATCTTGAAAAAGTTCTTAAGATTTTTCGATCGCAGCGGGTGGGGGCGCATCATTTCGCCGGAGTCAATGGCTATGGCCATGGGGATCTCGGTCGGGAAATCTTGGATCAGGTTTTCGCGGGGGTGCTGGATGCGGAGGCGGCGATCGCCCGCGTTCAATTCGTGTCCGGAACCCATGCGATCGCCACGGCCCTGTTTGGCGTACTGCGACCGGGGGATGAACTGCTCGCCGTAGCGGGTGCGCCCTACGACACCCTTGAAGAAGTGATCGGCACGCGGGGCACAGGTCAGGGATCGCTCGCAGAATGGGGCATTACCTACCGTCAACTCGACCTCACCCCCGCCGGCGGCATTGATTGGGACAGTCTCAGCACCGCGATTCAGCCCCAGACGCGGTTGGTGTTGATTCAGCGATCGTGCGGCTATGCCTGGCGTGACAGCCTCAACATCGCCGAGATTGGCCGCATCGTCGAAATGGTGAAACGGCAGAATCCGGATGTGATCTGCTTTGTGGATAACTGCTATGGCGAACTGATCGAATCCCAGGAACCGCCTGCGGTGGGGGCGGATCTCATCGCCGGGTCGTTGATTAAAAATCTGGGCGGCACGATCGCCCCCACGGGCGGCTATGTGGCCGGTCGGGCGGATTTGGTAGAACAGGCCGCCTGTCGGCTGACGGCTCCGGGGATTGGCAGCGAGGGCGGGTCGAGCTTGAATTTGAATCGCTTGCTCTTTCAGGGGCTATTCCTCGCACCGCAGATGGTGGGGGAGGCGCTTAAAAGTAGTCACTTGGTGGCTTATGTGTTTGATCAACTGGGCTATCCGGTGAACCCGCTGCCAATGGTTCCCCGCCGGGATGTGATCCAGGCGATCCAACTGGGCAGCCCCCAGCAGTTGATCGCCTTTTGTCGCGCCATCCAACAGCGATCGCCCATTGATTCCTACGTTGATCCCGTACCCGCCGCGATGCCGGGCTACGAGAGCGAGCTAGTGATGGCGGGGGGGACGTTTGTGGATGGCAGTACGGCGGAATTATCGGCGGATGGACCGCTGCGGGAGCCTTACATTGTTTTTTGTCAGGGGGGAACCCATTGGACACACATGGCGATCGCCCTTGAAGACCTCCTCGCCACTTGGCCCCCGGCCTAA
- a CDS encoding Sll0314/Alr1548 family TPR repeat-containing protein, with protein MNRLRQRGLAIVSSSILLVSLGSTAAWAGDPFRGDRNPSNIGDHTEAAFEAIFAEGNYRAALHHIQMALRTEGSDPLAPAIRASLAYNLDSDLETMQQYAEATKTAAQALLDRPNVSPQDQIRGNLYLAAGTFLDGVYTWENDKDYVSAALTVQEVFRYINAAERIDDEADLNDPELNLVKGYIELLLSVNLPMSSPENAIAQFEASARPRYLVDRGIAIAYRDIGYKAGKAEDATKARNAYRNALNHVNNSLDATPGNPELLYLKAQILHELGKVNQGVAKQDPTPSDVAQVEEALDLFNQALAARAQLPVSLPGQIERERNIAQTWLNTHGN; from the coding sequence ATGAACCGTTTACGCCAACGTGGTTTGGCAATAGTTTCATCCTCAATTTTACTGGTGAGCTTAGGCAGTACGGCGGCTTGGGCGGGTGATCCGTTTCGGGGCGATCGCAACCCTAGCAATATTGGCGATCATACCGAAGCGGCGTTTGAAGCGATTTTCGCCGAGGGAAACTATCGCGCCGCCCTCCACCATATCCAAATGGCCTTGCGGACGGAAGGGAGCGATCCCCTCGCTCCGGCGATTCGTGCCTCCCTAGCCTATAACTTGGATAGTGATTTGGAGACGATGCAACAATACGCCGAAGCAACGAAGACGGCGGCCCAAGCTCTTCTCGATCGCCCCAATGTCTCCCCCCAAGACCAAATTCGCGGCAATCTCTACCTCGCAGCGGGGACGTTTCTTGATGGGGTCTATACCTGGGAGAACGACAAGGACTATGTCTCAGCGGCGTTGACGGTGCAGGAAGTCTTTCGCTATATCAATGCAGCGGAACGCATTGATGATGAAGCAGACTTGAATGATCCGGAGTTGAACCTGGTCAAGGGCTATATTGAGTTGCTGCTGTCGGTGAATTTGCCGATGTCCAGCCCGGAAAATGCGATCGCGCAATTCGAGGCCAGTGCCCGACCGCGCTATTTAGTCGATCGGGGGATTGCGATCGCCTATCGTGACATTGGCTATAAAGCCGGGAAAGCCGAAGATGCCACCAAGGCCCGCAACGCCTACCGCAACGCCCTCAATCATGTCAATAACAGCCTCGACGCAACCCCCGGTAACCCCGAACTCCTTTACCTCAAAGCCCAAATCCTCCACGAACTGGGCAAAGTCAATCAGGGCGTGGCCAAACAAGACCCCACCCCTAGCGATGTGGCTCAGGTCGAAGAAGCCTTAGATCTCTTCAACCAAGCCCTTGCCGCACGGGCGCAATTGCCTGTGAGTTTGCCGGGTCAAATCGAGCGCGAGCGCAATATTGCCCAAACCTGGCTGAATACCCACGGCAACTAG
- a CDS encoding mechanosensitive ion channel, with product MKSIPIHDIAPWTAMPAQTPIALPNWADQMFAAVGENIGTSVLNLVRAVLILLIGWIIAVALRSLTKKLLDQTQIDNQIAAWITGHGEGEAPPIEKWVAEFIHWVVILFAVIAALETLELQQVSQPLQSLLEEVTRFLPQVGGAAILLAVAWLLATLVRIIVLRALRTVQLDERLGQQTGEDSEFSLAETIGNTLYWFIFLLFLPSVLSTLQLEGTLVPIQDMLNQLLAILPNVFAAVLIAFVGWLIAQVVRRVVTNLLAATGTDRLGNKFGLDGGEDSRKLSWILGTVVYVLVLLPVTISALNALQISAISEPAIAMLEDILGTLPQIFTAAVVLTLAYIGGSYISELVTSLLTGMGFNNVMEWLGFAATPAPPVQDEAGTEAEGVKTPARTPSELIGTVVLIAVMLIATLTAVDILAIDALTELVGGVMLIAGKVLVGVVVFAIGLYLSNFAFTLITSSGNRQARIAGHAARIAIIIFVSAMALRQMGIAPDIVNLAFGLLGGAIAVAVALAFGLGGRDIAAEQTRNWLEDFKRHD from the coding sequence ATGAAATCAATTCCGATCCACGACATCGCTCCATGGACGGCGATGCCGGCCCAAACGCCCATCGCCCTGCCCAACTGGGCGGATCAAATGTTTGCTGCCGTCGGAGAAAATATCGGAACATCTGTGCTGAACCTGGTGCGAGCGGTTCTGATTCTCCTCATTGGCTGGATCATCGCTGTCGCATTGCGATCGCTCACCAAAAAACTCCTCGATCAAACCCAAATTGACAACCAAATCGCGGCCTGGATTACCGGCCATGGCGAAGGAGAAGCACCGCCAATTGAAAAATGGGTGGCCGAGTTTATCCACTGGGTCGTAATTTTATTTGCCGTCATTGCCGCCCTGGAAACCCTGGAATTGCAGCAAGTCTCTCAACCGCTGCAATCCCTCCTTGAAGAAGTGACGCGCTTCTTGCCCCAAGTGGGCGGTGCAGCGATTCTGCTGGCGGTGGCATGGCTCCTGGCAACTCTGGTGCGAATCATTGTGTTGCGAGCCTTGCGGACAGTGCAACTGGATGAGCGCCTTGGACAACAAACCGGCGAAGACAGTGAGTTTTCGTTAGCAGAAACCATTGGCAATACGCTGTATTGGTTCATCTTCTTGCTCTTCTTGCCCTCGGTTCTCAGCACGTTGCAACTCGAAGGAACCCTCGTTCCGATCCAGGACATGCTGAATCAACTGCTGGCCATCTTGCCCAATGTTTTTGCGGCGGTGTTGATTGCCTTTGTGGGCTGGCTGATTGCCCAAGTGGTGCGCCGCGTGGTGACGAATTTACTAGCCGCCACGGGAACCGATCGCCTCGGCAACAAGTTCGGCTTAGATGGTGGCGAAGATTCGCGCAAATTGTCTTGGATTCTCGGCACGGTGGTGTATGTGTTGGTGCTGTTGCCGGTGACGATTTCGGCGTTGAATGCATTGCAAATCAGCGCCATTTCTGAACCTGCGATCGCCATGCTCGAAGACATCCTCGGCACATTGCCGCAAATTTTCACGGCGGCGGTGGTGTTGACCCTTGCCTATATTGGCGGCAGCTATATTTCTGAACTGGTCACCAGTTTGTTAACCGGCATGGGCTTCAACAACGTGATGGAATGGCTGGGGTTTGCCGCCACCCCTGCCCCTCCTGTCCAAGATGAAGCCGGAACCGAAGCCGAAGGAGTGAAAACCCCCGCTCGCACGCCGTCGGAACTGATCGGCACGGTGGTCTTAATTGCGGTGATGTTGATCGCAACCCTAACGGCGGTGGACATTCTCGCCATTGATGCTTTGACCGAGTTGGTGGGCGGTGTGATGCTGATTGCCGGGAAGGTGTTAGTGGGTGTTGTGGTCTTTGCCATTGGTTTGTATTTGTCCAACTTTGCCTTCACGCTGATCACCAGTTCCGGCAATCGCCAAGCGCGGATTGCAGGTCATGCGGCGCGGATTGCGATCATTATTTTCGTGTCGGCAATGGCGTTGCGTCAGATGGGCATTGCGCCGGATATTGTGAATCTGGCCTTTGGCTTGCTGGGGGGTGCGATCGCTGTCGCCGTTGCCCTCGCCTTTGGTCTCGGTGGCCGCGATATTGCCGCCGAACAAACCCGCAACTGGTTAGAAGATTTCAAACGTCATGACTAA
- a CDS encoding ABC transporter ATP-binding protein — protein sequence MLHLRDLSYHPPAAPNPILHRINLELPPQKLGLVVGPSGSGKSTLLEILAGLAEHTSGVVQWGTQVLDSYELQYLAGLVFQFPERHFCGNTLFEELRLGHPELISEQIHAALQEVGLDHLSLSTSPNNLSGGQQRRLALAVQLIRQPNILLLDEPTAGLDWSMRQQLVRLLQKLKAHWTLLVVTHDAGDMAAIADHSWQIAQGRLEPITLTPAAV from the coding sequence ATGCTGCATTTGCGCGACTTGTCCTACCATCCCCCCGCCGCACCGAATCCGATTCTGCATAGGATTAATTTAGAACTGCCGCCCCAAAAATTAGGGCTGGTGGTGGGGCCGAGTGGGTCGGGAAAGTCCACCTTGCTCGAAATTTTAGCCGGTCTGGCGGAACATACCAGCGGGGTAGTGCAATGGGGAACCCAAGTTCTTGATAGCTATGAATTGCAATATTTAGCGGGTCTAGTGTTCCAGTTTCCGGAGCGGCATTTTTGCGGCAACACCCTGTTTGAAGAGTTGCGCTTGGGTCATCCGGAGTTGATCAGCGAACAGATTCACGCGGCATTACAGGAAGTGGGACTAGATCATCTCTCCCTCAGCACTTCCCCGAATAACCTCAGCGGCGGGCAACAGCGGCGCTTGGCGTTGGCGGTGCAACTGATTCGCCAACCGAATATTTTGCTTTTGGATGAGCCGACGGCGGGGCTGGATTGGTCGATGCGGCAGCAGTTGGTGCGGCTGTTGCAGAAGTTAAAAGCCCATTGGACGCTGTTGGTGGTGACCCATGATGCGGGGGATATGGCGGCGATCGCAGATCACAGTTGGCAAATTGCCCAGGGTCGCCTCGAACCGATTACCCTCACGCCAGCGGCAGTGTGA